The genomic segment TGGCCAGGTAAATTTCCCGCGCGATATCCAAACGCTGTTCTACATAGACACCCTTGCAGCGCTGGCCATCCAGAGTCAGATCGGAGAGTCGGGGCGCCATTTCCTCAACGGCTGCAATACTGTCGGCAAACTGGATAGCGCCGCGCTTACCGCGCTTGCCCGTCGCCATTTGGGCCTTGAGTACATAACCTCCGTCCCAGTCTGGTCGATTGGGCCAAAGAGTGCCGTACGGCACGGGAATCCCGTGCCGCGCGAAGAGCGCCTTACCCTGGTGTTCCAGAAGATCCATCGCTTCGTTGCTCCTCAGGCCGACTGCTTGCGCCTGGCGCGGGTTGCAAAGAATTCTTCCATCATTCGCTGAGGCTCACCGCTGGCGTATGCTTCTTTCTGATTCCGGCTACCTGCTGCGACAGCGTCCTTAAATCCCGCGTCGGTCATTTCCGCAAAACGACGCTTGTTGAGCGCCATGGCAACCGGTGGTTTTGCCGCGAGTTCCGCCGCGACTTCACGCGCTTTTGCTGCGACTTGGTCTGCGGGCACGAGATGATGGATAAGGCCGATGCGATAACATTCGTCGCCGTCCATCATACGGCCCGTCAGAGTCAGTTCGATGGTCCGGGAAAGACCCAGCATTTGGTTCATGAGCCAGGGGCCCAGAGTGCTAGCGATGCCCGAGTTGATTTCTGGTTGTCCCATACGGCTCGCAGCATGCCCAACTCGGATGTCGCACTGCAAAGCAACCTGGAACGCGGATCCGGCAGCCACGCCATTGAGCGCTGCAATCAGCGGCTTGTTCATTCCGCGGATTGCTGCGTAAAGGTTGCGCCACTCTTCGACCCAGTCACCCGCGCGGGCAGTATCAAAAGACTTTGTCTCGTTCAAGTCCTGGCCTGCGGAGAAGGCCCTATCACCAGAGCCAGTCAGAATGACCGCCCGCACGGAGTCATCGGCGTTCATGGCATTCAGCGCCTTGGCCAGTTCCTTGCGCATCGGCGAATGCCAGGCATTGAGAACGGCCGGACGGTTCAAGGTGATAGTGCCAATAGCGTCTTTTATATCGGTTATGAGAAAGTCATACATCAATGTCTCCTATTGCCTCTAAGTGTTGGTTTGCTGACTGCGAGATCTAAGAAACTGCTCCATAGCGGCTTGAGGCTGGCCAGTCCTGATTGCTTCGGCCTGATATTTCGCCGCCTTTGCCTCTGCATCCCCAAGTCCGGAGCTCGCGAGGCTATGCAAGAATCTGTGTGTCAAAGCCATCGCAGTCGGTGCCTTTTCCGCTATCTCGGCAGCCACCATTCTGGCTTCGGCAACGAGCTGGTCAGGCTCGCTTAAACGATGAATCAAACCCCAATCCTGCGCCTCTTCGGCATGGAATATCCGCCCTGTGAGAACAAGTTCGCGCATACGTGATTGGCCGAGATGAATGCTTAGGAGATAGCTGCCGACGATTGCAGGGAGCCCCACATTCGCCTCAGCCATAAGCAACCGTGCAGAAGGCACCGCGATCCGGATATCCGCCATTAGGGCTAACTGCAATCCGGCGCCTGCCGCCGTTCCATTGATAGCGGCGACCATTGGCTTAGTGCATTGACTTACGCCCTCGAAAAATCGCCTCCACCCAGCCATCCAGCGATCACCATCGGAATGGCCCAACGCGGCGCTCTCATTCAGGTCCTGCCCGGCGCAAAAAGCCCTGTTGCCAGCACCGGTGATGACAATGGCGCGGATATCCTGGCTACGAGAGGCAAAATCCAATGATTCAACGATTTGGTCCCGCGCCGCTGCGTCCAACGCATTCAATCGCTCGGGTCTTGAGATCGTAACCCAAAGAAGGGAGCCCTCCTTGTTTGCTATCACGCCACCTTTCATTGGGCCCCTCATCTGTTAATCGAATATTGTATATCAATAATACATATTGATTATCAATTTTGCCCACAAGCTATTAAAATCGTCAACAACCTTTTGCATGATCGCCCACGCCGTCACCTATGGACGCCTCTCCAATTGCAAGGGAAGTGTTGTTAGACAAATTCGAACCGGCGTTGACTTACACCACTCGCGCCAAACGTCTGGCAATGAGAAGCACGCACCATTCGGCGAGAGCGGCGGTGCGGTTCAGCTTGTAAATGGCTCAAGAGGAACGACTGCGCTGGTGCTGGCATGTGTCCAGCCTTTTTGCGCGGTGAATGCGACCGCTAGCCCTGATGAAGTCCGCTTGCCGGGCCCCAAGCAGACAATTGAACTTTAACGCCCTGACTGCACCTAAGGCCCAGGTGCACATACATTGCCGAACGACGCCGTCAGCCAGCTTCGAAAGCGTTTCACGTAATCCAGATGGGCGGATTTATCCGGCACCACGACAAAATATCCCTGCTGCGCCGCAATTGTTTGTTCCAGAGGACACACCAGTTCATTGCGCGCAAAAAGATCGCGCAGCAGAAGCTTGTGCCCCATTGCGATACCGCCGCCAGCCCGCGCGGTGTCGATGGCCATGCTATAATGTGTGAAGAATTGGCCGTCGCCACCCAATGACCCTGCAACACCGGCCGTCGTCAGCCAACGCGTCCAGTCGTCGGACCAATAGGTGTCGTGCAGTAGCAGGCATCGCGAAAGATCCTCGGCTCTGTGAATTGCCATCTTCTCCGCATAGTTCGGTGTGCATACAGGCGCCAGCGTATCGTGGCCCAGGTATGTCGCGGTCAATCCCTCGGTGTCCGTCGTCCCATAGCGGATCCCGAGTTGTGCGTCAGAGCGTGAGAAATCGACCATCTCCGCGTCCGCAGATACGACGATATCAATGTGCGGCATGGACTGTTGAAAGCCGGGCATTCGGGGCACGAGCCAAATGGATGCGAATGCCGGTAACACTGTGATCTTGAGTTGGCCACGGACCCGCGACCCGGCAACGCGCTCCGTTTCCTTCTCGAGGATGTTTAAAGCGTTTCGGACCGCGGAATGATACCGGCGGCCCGCGGCTGTCAAGACCACCCGTCGACCAGATCTTCTAAACAATGAAACGCCCAGAAACTGCTCAAGCTGCTTTATTTGCTGGCTTACGGCACCTTTTGATACCCTAAGGTCATTAGCGGCCTGGACAAAGCTCTCGTGTTCCGCCGCGAGTTCAAAGTACCGGATCGTTCCCAAGGGTGGAATGGCGCGGACCATTGTTTAGTTTGCCTATTCAGTAGCGTAGTTTTTGATGATTGCACCGCGCTGAAAAGCCGTCAATGCTGATAGCCTCATTCAAGGACTATCGGGTGGTGGCGAAAATGAAACTGACCGATGCGCAGATCAAACAACTTGAGACGGACGGATTCATCATTATTCCGGAACGCTTCACTCAGGCCGAGGTTGCGGCAATCCGTTCCCGCCTTCCGCAAATCTTTTCGCAGCACCATGAGGCAAACATCATTGAGCGGAATTCCGGTGTCGTCCGCACAGCGATGGGTCTGCACCTGCGTGATAATCTGTTCGCTGCTCTTGTCCGACATCCCCGCCTGATCGGACCGGCGCAGCAGTTATTCGGCGAACCGATGTACGCTCAACAGGTGAAAGTGAACGTGAAGGCGGCATTTTCCGGCGAGATGTGGCAATGGCACGCGGATTTTGCAACGCATCACGAGGAAGACGGGGTCACATTGCCTCGCGCCCTCAACTTGCACATACTTCTTGACGAGGTAACCGAGTTCAACGGCCCGCTCTATTTCCTGCCCGGTTCGCACCGTGCCGGCGACCATGCAGCCAAGCTCGACAACAAGACGACAAGCTATACCCTTTGGGCGACCGACCATGCGCGCGTACGCGAAATGGCCGAACGCGGAGGCATCGTCGCCGCAAAGGGACGGCCCGGCACCATGCTCATATTCCATGACACGCTCATTCATGGCTCCCCGAACAACATGTCTCCATGGGACCGGTCGATTTTCTCGCTCATCGTCAACCCGGTATCGAATGCCTACACGGCCCCAACCCGGCCTGACTACAAGCATCATCGGAATCTTACGCCGCTCGAACCTCTCGCAGAGGATTGCCTGGAAACCTATGTGAACAGACTAAGGGCGCCTGCGGCATGAGCCCGAACAACCTAAGAACCGAGCGCATGGATGATACCGCATCGGTCTACTTCCGCACTCCGCTCTCGTCCGCCGACCCTGACGTCGCTGCCCTCGTCGCATCGGAGCGAAACCGCCAGCATCAGCACATCGAGTTGATCGCTTCGGAGAATGTCGTCAGCCGGGCCGTTATGGAAGCGCAGGGCTCGATCTTTTCGAACAAGACAGTCGAAGGCTATCCCGGTGCCCGCTATCACGGCGGGGCCGAGATCGCCGATGCCCTGGAAACCCTGGGGTCGCAACGCGCTTGCAAGCTTTTTAACGCTGCCGAGGTCAACCTGCAGCCTCATTCGGGTTCTCAAGCTAACTTGGCCGTTTTCTCGGCCCTGCTTGAGCCGTTCGACTCGGTGCTCGCTCTCGATCTCAAATCTGGGGGACATCTCAGTCACGGGGCGAAAGCTAACATCAGCGGCAAGCTGTTCACGATCCACACCTATGGCCTGCGTCCGGACAGCGGTTTCATCGATCTCGACAAACTTGCTGACATGGCGCGGGCCAATCGGCCGAAACTGATCATTGCGGGCGGGTCATCCTACCCACGTGCTCTGGATTTGAAGGCATTCAGGCAGATCGCCGACGATGTCGGTGCCTATTTGCTTGTCGATATGGCCCACTTCGCCGGATTGGTGGCCGGTGGCGTCCTCGACAATCCCGTCGAATTCGCAGACGTGGTCACGACCACCACTTACAAGTCTCTGCGCGGCGCCCGCGGCGGTATGATCCTATGGAACCGTGACGACCTGAGCCGAAGCCTCCGCTCGGCAGTGTTCCCCGGCGTCCAGGGCAGCCCGCTCTTGAACATGCTGGCGGCGAAGACTGTCGGGCTTGGCGAGGCATTGCAGCCGTCGTTCCGGCAATACGCCGAACAAGTGCAACGGAATGCGCGTGCCCTCGCCGGTCAGTTGTCGGCCGACGGTTTGAGCGTCGTCACGGGCGGAACCGATACGCCCCTGATGCTCGTCGATCTGATGAACCTCGATATGGACGGACAGACAGCGAGCGACAAACTTGCCGCCATCGGGATCACCTGCAACAAGAATTTGATTCCGAACGATTCGCGCTCTCCTGCAACGACCTCAGGACTGCGGTTGGGTGTGTCGGCAATGACTTCGCGGGGCATGGTCGAGGCGGACGCGCGTCAGATCGGGTCCTGGATCGCCGATTGTTTGCTTGGCCGAACTGTGTCGCCCCAAGCCGTGCGCCGCGACGTCAAAGCAATGGCGAGTGGCTTTGATTTCTACTAAGGAAAGTTGGCACTGAAATTCCTAAGAAAAGCAATGCGCAGGCATGGCCAGCCTAAGATCATTGTAACCGACCGGCTAATATCCTATGGGGCCGAGATGAAAGAGATCGGCAATATCGATCGTCAGCTAACCGGCCGCTGGCTAAACAATTGCGCTGAGAACTCACACCTGCCCTTCCGACGAAGGGAGCGGGCTAGCTTCGATTCCGCCGAATGCGAAGTCTTCAGAAATTTGCCGCCGTCCATGCCCCCATCTATAGCCTCTTCAACACGGGAACGCAGCCTCTCAAGTCGAAGAATTTTCAAGTTCAACCGTGATGCCGCCCTCAACGAGTGGCGTGGTCTTTTCGCTGCCTGACGATCGGCTCGACTGAAGTATACTGAGACGAGTTCGAATTAGTCTGACACCTCCGCAGCCATTCCTCAGAGAAAGCGACGGAACACACCGATCACTATCCCCACAAGCCATTGAGATTGCGGACAGAGTTCAGCGCACTACGATACCGACAATGTTGGGGCTGACTGCGTGGCGGTGGATGCAGTCTGCTGCGAACTGATCTCTGCGAGAAATTCCCTGATAACAGGGAAAATACAGGGAAAATTCGATATTTTCCGGGTTCTGGATGAAAATTGGCGCTCTAACTCATTGTATTTGCGTTAGTTTATCGTGAAATTCCCTACTAGGAAGAACAGGGAATATTTTTCAATGAACAGGGAATTATATTTCAGGATCAGGGAAATGGCGGGCTCGCTTAAGAAAGTGCCTCTTTGTCTCATTTCTTCTAGATGATCGTTTCGGTATGCCATCCTTGCATCCGTCCACAATCTCTTCAACATGAGAACGCTACCTTTACTCTCGAATCACCTTCAAACTAAACCGCGCCGCCGCTCTCTCCGAGTGGCGCGGCCTCGTCGATATTGGCCTGTCGGCCCGGCATGATCGTGGGCTTAGAGCCAACAATAAAGCCGAGAACTCTCATCAGCCCGTTCGACGACGAAAGCGAAAGCAACAAGGCTTCAAGTCACCAGACTCCGCTCAACGGTTGCCATCCGTTCACGACGCCACCTACAACACCTTCAACTGTCAGCGTCATCTCCTCAGTCGACCAGGCTACAAGGTCCTAAGATCCAACGCATTTGAGGTGTGGGCTGGCGCCTGCAAAGCTGCATAGGATCCAACTGCGAGGGGTGATTGCTCTCGTGTTGCCGAGTTAACCTGTCAACGCCCTCTCAACGCCTCCGTGAAGGACGCCACTTCAGAAAAATGTTCTCGTAAGCCGCAACCGCACCCACGCCAAGTGATGTAAAAACGGTGATGGATAGCAACGAGGCGAAGACAAGCGATGTATCAAGGTTGAACTGTGCGGAAAGGATCAGATATCCCATTCCGGTATTACCACCGATGAACTCTCCGACGATCGAGCCGACGAGAGCCAAGGGGAATGCCACTTTCAGCGCATCGGTTATATAGGGGATAGCATTCATGAGCCGTATCTTGAAGAAGATGCGCCATTTTGTCCCGCCAGCAAGTTTGGACAAATCAAGCACATCGGATTCGATTTCGTCGAGTCCAGTTAGAGAATTTACGAAGATTGGGAACAGTGCGAGCAGGAAGGCCAACAGAATCTTGGATTCAACACCTAGCCCAAACCAGATCACAAAGAGCGGCGCAATCGCAACCTTTGGAATACCATTGAAGGCCGCGAGAACTGAAACGATGACGTTGCGTAGGGAACGAACATAGACAACAAGCAACGCCAGCAGGACACCGGAAAAAAGTGCCAGTGCCAAACCAACCAACGTCGAAAAGCCAGTCCTGCTCAGATGATGTACTTGCAATGGAAACGTCTGCCAAAACCGCTCAGCAATCGCCGACGGAACAGGCAGTACATATTCCGGCAGACCAGCAAAATGCACGCCATACTCCCATATCAGCAACGCCAACACGATACCGAGTACCCCTTTGGCCGGGCCTGCTAATTGAGTCACGATCTTAGGAAGTAACCTGTCGTACATATTATTCGCTCCAATTGGACTGAATCTCACCGCCCAGCCTCTCGGCCAGTTCCGTGAAACGACTCCCGCGCATGGTTTCGCGTGTCCTCGGTCGCGGAAGGTTGATCTCCACTACATCCTGAACTCGGCCAGGTCGCGGACTCATGACAATCACTGTGTCGGACAAAAGGATTGCCTCGGTGATGCTGTGCGTCACAAAGAGAACCGTATTCCGGCTGTGAGCCCAGATCTTGAGCAGTTCGAATCCCATCCGTTCCCGGGTTATCACGTCAAGCGCACCAAACGGCTCATCCATAAGTATCAGAGCTGGGTTGAGCAGGAGGGCCCGACAGATACCCGCGCGCTGCTGCATTCCCCCCGACAACTGGTGGGGGTAGGAATTCTCAAATCCAGTAAGTCCCGCGAGCGCGATAAGCTCCATCGCTCTTTGACGGTACTTCTCGGGTTTTGCGCCACTCATTTCACAGGTCAACAGTACGTTGTCCAAGGTTGTGCGCCACGGCAGCAGCACAGGCGATTGGAATACCATACCGGTGTCTTTTGCCGGGCCGGAAACAGGCACACCACCAATCAGGACTTCCCCACACGTTGGCTCCGACAACCCTGAAACCACACGAAGCAATGTGGACTTTCCACAACCGCTTGGGCCTATGATCGAGACGAATCGATTCGCCGGAATGTCAAAGCTAGCGTTATCGACGGCCACGACGTCGCCGAAATGCTTGCTGACACCTTTAATTTCTATGTTAACTGACATTTGCGCCTGTCCTTGTGTTCCGCTGTACGCGGCTCGCCGACGGAACGTCGGCCATGGAACTGCTGGCCCCTTATCCAAGAGCCAGCAGTTTCACGTCTGTGAGTTCAACTATTGAGCGGGAATAGCGGGCGCGAAGGTATCACCGACAACCGGTGGTGTTTCCAACTTCATCGCCTCGGCCATCAGATCGATCGTGCGTTGCAGACGGTCATCGGTCGCGGTGCCATACCCGTGCTGCTTAACATAGTCTGTGTTGATAGCCTTTATGGACTGCCGCCACTGGGCAAGAGTCGTCTCGTACTTCAGCGCAGCATTGTGCTTGACCATAATCTCAGCGGTTTCTTCGGGATGCTCGATTGCATATTCAACAGCCCGCTTGGTCGCTTCAGCGAAACGGCGCGCCTCCTCAGGCTTCTCGTTCAGCCTGTCTGCCTTCGCTATCAGCAAATATCCGAATACGTCGTAGCCCCAGTTCGCGAAGGACGAAAAATACACCTCCCTAGTCTGGCCAATCGTGCGCTGAAGGGATGGCACGTCCCCATCAATCGACGCCGTCATGAGATCTGCCTGGCCGCCAGCAAGAAGCGATAGATAAACACTGGGATCGGCTGTTTCCCAATGTACATCGGCAGGGTTCAAATTGTGCTGCGCGTAGATAATCGGCAGGATCACACGTGCGCTGTCTGTCTGCGACGCGACGATCTTTGCCCCTTTAAGAGATTCCGGGGTTTCATAGGGCTTGAGCGAAGCGAGGCCGCTCGTAGCGGTATCCATAAAAACCATAAATCCCTTGACTTTGGCGCCCTTGGCGACCGCCTGCACCACCGGGCCAGCGTCCGCCATGCCATAGTCAGCCTGACCAGCATCTACAGCCGCGACGACAAAGCCGCTACCGGTGGCCGGTGAGATTCTAATGTCAAACCCAGCCTCCTTATAGAATCCCTTTTCAAGCCCGACGAAGTAAGGGGAGTGACGCCCATGGAAAGCGTAGTTCGTTAAGAACTCGATCTTCGTCAAACTATCTGCAGCCGCCGGAACCACAGCTGCCATCCAAAGTGCCGCCAAAGCGGCGAAGTAGAATACTCGCTTTGTAACATACTTCATTAGATCCTCCCTATTTCGACTCGTGGAACTACTTGATTGCGCCGTGTGCACTTGGGTCCGTGACGTAGTCCTCAAGTCGCACGGCCCCAACTCCTGGAATCCGCTTTCGCTCAAACTCAGCACGACGTGAGAATGGCGCTGTTGCATCAATACCGACTCGCCCCCAGTGGTCCTTGTCGGGATCACGGTAAAATGTTGGTGTTTCGGGAATGACGATCATGTCCTTGTCGGGCCTGCTGCGTGTTAGCGTTGCCCACATGACGTCGTCCATGCTGTAGATATCAACGTCCTCATCGACGACGGTGCAGACCTTCGCCCACGTAGGATCTGCGCCCATCACAGCCATCAAAACCTGGCGCGCATGCCCTTCGTACTGCTGCTTGATTTTCACCACTGTGTGCAGCACGAACGGCTGGCAGGTGACATCGACGATGCCTGGAAGGACGGCGCTGATCTTCTGGTAAATGTTGGCGGCCACTGAAAGCTCGAGGGTCAGAACTTCCTCAGCCGAACCACACAAGATGCTGTGAAAAATAGCGTCTTTACGACGTGTGACGCCAAGCACCTCGAAGACAGCATTTAAACCGACAGGTGTGTAATACCCCATAAACTCGCCGAAAGGCCCTTCCTCGCGTCGCTCATTCGGCAGAAATCGGCCTTCAATGACGATCTCCGTGTGCGCTGGCACCATCAGGTCGATGTGCTTGCATTTACGCAGAGGAATGGGTTTGCCTGCTAGCTGTCCCGCCACCTTGAGTTCATCGACATCGTAGGGCAGCGGCGCCGCCGCCGAGAGGAACGCGGTCGGCGGCGTGCCAATTATCATTGCTGCCTCCAGGTACTGCCCTTTCTGCTCGGCTTTCTCATGATAAAGCGTAAGGTGATGCCGGGGCGCGAGCCGACACCGCAACTCATCGTCATTGACATACATAGAGCGGTGAAACGAGAGGTTGCCCACACCAGTTTCCGGGTCCTTCGCAAAGAACATCGCCGACGTGAAGTATGGCCCAGCGTCCTTTTCCGAATAGGTAATCAGGGGCAGGTCGCTCATCTTGCAGTCGACGATTTCCGGGATTTCTATAGGTTGGGCATTACCGCTTTCAGACTGAGCGCCAAGAGTAGCGAGCTTGTTCCATTGCCGGCAGAAGTCATCCGGCTCAATACCGAGGATCTCCGCAATTCGTTCGCGTGCGCCATAGAGATTAGTGACCACAGGAAGTGTCGTTCCCGCCACGTTGTGAAACAGGATCGGTTTACCCCATCGCTTATGCGCCGCAGCCGTCACAGCGGCAAGTTCGTGCTTAGGGTCAACTTCACGATCTATCTCAACGAGTTCGCCACGTTGCCGCAGCCGCTCAATATACTCACGCATTCAATCACCTCGATCCGTTTCTTGATTCACTGGTATCCGCAAATTCGGCCGCACCGCCATGCGCGCTCAACGACCGCACCCGGTGGTGGGCTGTAAGTCTTTGCCGACTTCAAGCCCTTCGCCTTTCAATTTCTGATGTTGTTCTGATTGGTTCCGATGGTTCGTTCCGGGCGGCCCGTTCTGTAGTTTGGTCCAATCCAGATTCGCCCCACCGCGCTATGCGGCCCGTATCCAAGCCGAACAGATCAAGGGCTCGCCCAATCGAATGGTCGACGATGTCATCAACCGTCTGCGGTCGCGCATAGAAGGCGGGAACTGGCGGCATGACGATGGCTCCCATTTCCGTGACTTGGGTCATCGCACGCAAGTGTCCCAGATGCAGCGGTGTTTCTCTGAGCATCAAAACCAGCCGTCGGCGCTCTTTCAACACCACGTCGGCTGCCCGTGCTAGCAGGCCGGTTGTGACGCCGCTTGCAATTGCCGACATACTACGGATCGAACAGGGCGCCAC from the Limibacillus halophilus genome contains:
- a CDS encoding enoyl-CoA hydratase/isomerase family protein — translated: MYDFLITDIKDAIGTITLNRPAVLNAWHSPMRKELAKALNAMNADDSVRAVILTGSGDRAFSAGQDLNETKSFDTARAGDWVEEWRNLYAAIRGMNKPLIAALNGVAAGSAFQVALQCDIRVGHAASRMGQPEINSGIASTLGPWLMNQMLGLSRTIELTLTGRMMDGDECYRIGLIHHLVPADQVAAKAREVAAELAAKPPVAMALNKRRFAEMTDAGFKDAVAAGSRNQKEAYASGEPQRMMEEFFATRARRKQSA
- a CDS encoding enoyl-CoA hydratase/isomerase family protein; protein product: MKGGVIANKEGSLLWVTISRPERLNALDAAARDQIVESLDFASRSQDIRAIVITGAGNRAFCAGQDLNESAALGHSDGDRWMAGWRRFFEGVSQCTKPMVAAINGTAAGAGLQLALMADIRIAVPSARLLMAEANVGLPAIVGSYLLSIHLGQSRMRELVLTGRIFHAEEAQDWGLIHRLSEPDQLVAEARMVAAEIAEKAPTAMALTHRFLHSLASSGLGDAEAKAAKYQAEAIRTGQPQAAMEQFLRSRSQQTNT
- a CDS encoding LysR substrate-binding domain-containing protein, with translation MVRAIPPLGTIRYFELAAEHESFVQAANDLRVSKGAVSQQIKQLEQFLGVSLFRRSGRRVVLTAAGRRYHSAVRNALNILEKETERVAGSRVRGQLKITVLPAFASIWLVPRMPGFQQSMPHIDIVVSADAEMVDFSRSDAQLGIRYGTTDTEGLTATYLGHDTLAPVCTPNYAEKMAIHRAEDLSRCLLLHDTYWSDDWTRWLTTAGVAGSLGGDGQFFTHYSMAIDTARAGGGIAMGHKLLLRDLFARNELVCPLEQTIAAQQGYFVVVPDKSAHLDYVKRFRSWLTASFGNVCAPGP
- a CDS encoding phytanoyl-CoA dioxygenase family protein gives rise to the protein MLIASFKDYRVVAKMKLTDAQIKQLETDGFIIIPERFTQAEVAAIRSRLPQIFSQHHEANIIERNSGVVRTAMGLHLRDNLFAALVRHPRLIGPAQQLFGEPMYAQQVKVNVKAAFSGEMWQWHADFATHHEEDGVTLPRALNLHILLDEVTEFNGPLYFLPGSHRAGDHAAKLDNKTTSYTLWATDHARVREMAERGGIVAAKGRPGTMLIFHDTLIHGSPNNMSPWDRSIFSLIVNPVSNAYTAPTRPDYKHHRNLTPLEPLAEDCLETYVNRLRAPAA
- the glyA gene encoding serine hydroxymethyltransferase; amino-acid sequence: MSPNNLRTERMDDTASVYFRTPLSSADPDVAALVASERNRQHQHIELIASENVVSRAVMEAQGSIFSNKTVEGYPGARYHGGAEIADALETLGSQRACKLFNAAEVNLQPHSGSQANLAVFSALLEPFDSVLALDLKSGGHLSHGAKANISGKLFTIHTYGLRPDSGFIDLDKLADMARANRPKLIIAGGSSYPRALDLKAFRQIADDVGAYLLVDMAHFAGLVAGGVLDNPVEFADVVTTTTYKSLRGARGGMILWNRDDLSRSLRSAVFPGVQGSPLLNMLAAKTVGLGEALQPSFRQYAEQVQRNARALAGQLSADGLSVVTGGTDTPLMLVDLMNLDMDGQTASDKLAAIGITCNKNLIPNDSRSPATTSGLRLGVSAMTSRGMVEADARQIGSWIADCLLGRTVSPQAVRRDVKAMASGFDFY
- a CDS encoding DDE-type integrase/transposase/recombinase, with protein sequence MALKFLRKAMRRHGQPKIIVTDRLISYGAEMKEIGNIDRQLTGRWLNNCAENSHLPFRRRERASFDSAECEVFRNLPPSMPPSIASSTRERSLSSRRIFKFNRDAALNEWRGLFAA
- a CDS encoding ABC transporter permease produces the protein MYDRLLPKIVTQLAGPAKGVLGIVLALLIWEYGVHFAGLPEYVLPVPSAIAERFWQTFPLQVHHLSRTGFSTLVGLALALFSGVLLALLVVYVRSLRNVIVSVLAAFNGIPKVAIAPLFVIWFGLGVESKILLAFLLALFPIFVNSLTGLDEIESDVLDLSKLAGGTKWRIFFKIRLMNAIPYITDALKVAFPLALVGSIVGEFIGGNTGMGYLILSAQFNLDTSLVFASLLSITVFTSLGVGAVAAYENIFLKWRPSRRR
- a CDS encoding ABC transporter ATP-binding protein; the encoded protein is MSVNIEIKGVSKHFGDVVAVDNASFDIPANRFVSIIGPSGCGKSTLLRVVSGLSEPTCGEVLIGGVPVSGPAKDTGMVFQSPVLLPWRTTLDNVLLTCEMSGAKPEKYRQRAMELIALAGLTGFENSYPHQLSGGMQQRAGICRALLLNPALILMDEPFGALDVITRERMGFELLKIWAHSRNTVLFVTHSITEAILLSDTVIVMSPRPGRVQDVVEINLPRPRTRETMRGSRFTELAERLGGEIQSNWSE
- a CDS encoding ABC transporter substrate-binding protein, with the translated sequence MKYVTKRVFYFAALAALWMAAVVPAAADSLTKIEFLTNYAFHGRHSPYFVGLEKGFYKEAGFDIRISPATGSGFVVAAVDAGQADYGMADAGPVVQAVAKGAKVKGFMVFMDTATSGLASLKPYETPESLKGAKIVASQTDSARVILPIIYAQHNLNPADVHWETADPSVYLSLLAGGQADLMTASIDGDVPSLQRTIGQTREVYFSSFANWGYDVFGYLLIAKADRLNEKPEEARRFAEATKRAVEYAIEHPEETAEIMVKHNAALKYETTLAQWRQSIKAINTDYVKQHGYGTATDDRLQRTIDLMAEAMKLETPPVVGDTFAPAIPAQ
- a CDS encoding UbiD family decarboxylase, with product MREYIERLRQRGELVEIDREVDPKHELAAVTAAAHKRWGKPILFHNVAGTTLPVVTNLYGARERIAEILGIEPDDFCRQWNKLATLGAQSESGNAQPIEIPEIVDCKMSDLPLITYSEKDAGPYFTSAMFFAKDPETGVGNLSFHRSMYVNDDELRCRLAPRHHLTLYHEKAEQKGQYLEAAMIIGTPPTAFLSAAAPLPYDVDELKVAGQLAGKPIPLRKCKHIDLMVPAHTEIVIEGRFLPNERREEGPFGEFMGYYTPVGLNAVFEVLGVTRRKDAIFHSILCGSAEEVLTLELSVAANIYQKISAVLPGIVDVTCQPFVLHTVVKIKQQYEGHARQVLMAVMGADPTWAKVCTVVDEDVDIYSMDDVMWATLTRSRPDKDMIVIPETPTFYRDPDKDHWGRVGIDATAPFSRRAEFERKRIPGVGAVRLEDYVTDPSAHGAIK
- a CDS encoding UbiX family flavin prenyltransferase; protein product: MIADNLHPQRTRRIIVGISGASGVVLGVRALEVLREIGVETHLVMTRAAQVTLAHELPIKVSAVTNLASVVYREDDIAAAISSGSFRTDGMLVAPCSIRSMSAIASGVTTGLLARAADVVLKERRRLVLMLRETPLHLGHLRAMTQVTEMGAIVMPPVPAFYARPQTVDDIVDHSIGRALDLFGLDTGRIARWGESGLDQTTERAARNEPSEPIRTTSEIERRRA